A region of Bacteroidia bacterium DNA encodes the following proteins:
- a CDS encoding lipoprotein-releasing system ATP-binding protein LolD: THNEELANMADRKLVMKDGRIIE; this comes from the coding sequence ACGCACAACGAGGAATTGGCAAATATGGCGGATAGAAAATTAGTGATGAAAGACGGAAGAATTATCGAATAA